The following is a genomic window from Pararhizobium capsulatum DSM 1112.
TCTGCAATATAGGTTGGCGATATCCTGTGCGAACCATCGGATTTCAAGTTGATATTCTCGTCGTTAACCATCGCGCCGATAATGTCACTCAGCACGCGGCCATCGTTAAGCTTGATACCCGGGCCATAAGTATGCGAAATTCGAAAGATTCGATACGGATTGCCAAATTGCGCGTTGAAAGATACGATCATGTTTTCGGCTAGCCGCTTGCTCTCCGGGTAGGCGGATCGTACATCGAGAGGGTCAAGTACGCCATAATCCTCTTCTGATATGTATCGCTTTTCAGGATCGACCTTCTTTCCATAAATCTCTCTTGTAGAGAAAAATATGAAACTTCCTGACTTCACGGAAAGTAGTTTCAGTAGATTACCGGTATAGCCAACGTTGGTCTCTATGACGTCAAGTGGAGTTGTGGCCAGTTCCACGGGATTTGTCGAGCTTGCGGTATGAAAGATGTAGTCATAAGGCCTATGCTGGCTCTCTTCACCGAAATTAATCAATTCGATTGCGGAATCACCGATGTATCTCGTCAAAAGCGCCTTAGCTGCCTTCGTGTTCCGGCTTGATCCATAAAGTTGGATGTCGAGAGCGTATTGGTCGCTGAGTTGATGCAAAGCGCTGGCAATATATTGCCCAACGAGGCCGGATGTTCCGGTGATAAGAATTTTCTTCCCCGCAAAAGTAGCTAGCTCATCTGCACTGAAGTTATTGCTGACCTCAGCAATGTCCTGTCCTATGATTTTTGCGTCAGGCTGAAACATGCATCACCTATTACGATATTTTGTATCCGATACCAGCCGAACGGTAGCTGGCTTGATTGATGTTTTGGTTACGTTCCTTAGTGCCGTAGCCTTCCCGAGAACGCTTAACGGGATCGTTGCCGCTGGCTTCGTCAGTAAACTCATACGGCACGCGATTTTCCAGTGCACTGTACAGAACAGGATCCGTTTGTTTCACAAACCTAATGAATGCCTTTCGCGTACCCGCACAGCGAAAAACTCCCCAATTTCGGTATCTGTTTTGGCAGCCTCTGAAAACTCACACGCGGTTTAGCGATCGTTCTTCGTCTTTTTCAATAGAAACTTTTGGAACCAGACTTTGAACAGATCTTGGTTTTTCCCCCACCACAGGGTCTTTTTCATTACCCGTCTGTCATACTTTAGATTCTGCATGATGCGGACCAGCGCATCTACGTCGTCGGTATATCCGTAACTGCTGGCTTTACTGTCGTAGCCTGTAAACGCGTGCGTTCTACGAATCAACTCTTCCCGGATCGGAAGATATTTGTCCGGGTTAGCCGGAGGGTATTCCAGATTATAATTCGAGAAAATCTCATTCCCCATGCTTTCATTTGCTACATGCAAACAGCCTTCGTAACCGGAAAAACGCGACTTGATATTATTGTTATCTTTCGCAAGATCTATTCTCAGCACCGGAGTTTCTAGGGCAAGGCAAGGTAAGGCAGCATGAAGGCGCGTTGTCACTACGCAATGGGCTCTCGACAGCAGGTATAAGACCGTCCTTGCTAAATCGAATCGTTGGTTCTGCGTAAAGGATGGCGTAAGGATCGCCGTTAATGAAAATACTCTTCTTTTGGTCGATTTGCGAAGAAGTTTCATTACAGCATCAGGAAGATCAATTGCCAGGATAAAATCCCCCCTTGGGAGATCCGGGTTTCGATTGAGCGTCAGGGTAAGGCAACCTGAAAAATATGCGTCGATGCCTTTATTGTTCAAATAGTCGCGGGTACTGACATCGCGGCAACCGATAGGACCGACCTTCTTGAAATATTCATGGGCTCGATCCGTAAAGCTATCGCGGATGTCATCCCGTAGATACATCGAGATCGGCAAAGGAACAATCCAGGGGCTAGGCGGAAAGTTTTTTGGTTCCCACATCCACCATGCATTCATTATCAGCTTTGTCTTGTGGGCAGATTTGAACGAATTCACCTGTTCCCGATGGATCAGAGTATCAACCTGTGGCAAAAATCTTTTTGCCGCTATACTCTGGATCTCGTCACCAATGTTCATGGAAGAATAGCTTAACAGCCCAAACTTCTCATTATCTGTATCTTTATGCTTCATCTAGCATCCCAAGAATTTAAGTCGTCTAATGGTACGGTCGAGCATGTACTACGAAAACCACAATGTGGTCATGTCGGTCAACCAAGATTGGTTTCAATTGCTCCCAAAGCACGTCACTTTCCCACGGCATATGTCATCTGCTGCTTTGCAATGGAGCTCTGGGGTTTCCCTCTTGCGCGAATGACGAAGGCATATCGGGCTGAGATTCGGGACCCTCCTCGCCCATATAAATGGAACGCAGCTCCGTAACGCTCACTCCCTGCGTTGCTTTTTTGATAAGGTCAGCCGCCTTTTCGGCGGCATCACCATTTTCAACAGAACCGGCCTGCTCTAGGAACGCAGCGACTCCGTGAGTGAAGCGATCCATATCGAATAATTCAATATTTTGAATTAGTTCGTCAAAGTTAGAAGAAACAGGAATTGGCGTGGTGTTAAAGTCGAAATAAATCGACCTACGCAAGGCAATTTGCGTTTGTTTCTCCAAA
Proteins encoded in this region:
- a CDS encoding polysaccharide pyruvyl transferase family protein, producing MKHKDTDNEKFGLLSYSSMNIGDEIQSIAAKRFLPQVDTLIHREQVNSFKSAHKTKLIMNAWWMWEPKNFPPSPWIVPLPISMYLRDDIRDSFTDRAHEYFKKVGPIGCRDVSTRDYLNNKGIDAYFSGCLTLTLNRNPDLPRGDFILAIDLPDAVMKLLRKSTKRRVFSLTAILTPSFTQNQRFDLARTVLYLLSRAHCVVTTRLHAALPCLALETPVLRIDLAKDNNNIKSRFSGYEGCLHVANESMGNEIFSNYNLEYPPANPDKYLPIREELIRRTHAFTGYDSKASSYGYTDDVDALVRIMQNLKYDRRVMKKTLWWGKNQDLFKVWFQKFLLKKTKNDR
- a CDS encoding NAD-dependent epimerase/dehydratase family protein, which produces MFQPDAKIIGQDIAEVSNNFSADELATFAGKKILITGTSGLVGQYIASALHQLSDQYALDIQLYGSSRNTKAAKALLTRYIGDSAIELINFGEESQHRPYDYIFHTASSTNPVELATTPLDVIETNVGYTGNLLKLLSVKSGSFIFFSTREIYGKKVDPEKRYISEEDYGVLDPLDVRSAYPESKRLAENMIVSFNAQFGNPYRIFRISHTYGPGIKLNDGRVLSDIIGAMVNDENINLKSDGSHRISPTYIADVIAGVLVGILRGENGCYNVSNHQELYSILDIANIAASNVQNGTVIRPSSPINSSLYLKHDTGILSSEKVMKLRWAFGVPLRDGLRRVYQHYKINA